The Salmo salar chromosome ssa02, Ssal_v3.1, whole genome shotgun sequence genome segment TGACTGCCGTTGGGTAAAGAGACTGCAGCAGACCTGACACTGTGACTGCCGTTGGATAAAGAGACTGCAGCAGAGCTGACACTGTGACTGCCGTTGGGTAAAAGACTGCAGCAGAGCTGACACTGTGACTGCCGTTGGGTAAAGAGACTGCAGCAGAGCTGACACTGTGACTGCCGTTGGGTAAAGAGACTGCAGCAGAGCTGACACTGTGACTGCCGTTGGGTAAAGAGACTGCAGCAGAGCTGACACTGTGACTGCCGTTGGGTAAAGTAAAAGAGAGGATATCTACACTATTATGGCTGATGTTCCTGTTCCTCCTTCCTCACTGAGAACAGAGGGGATCCTCCTGAGAGAGATCCACGTCAACCTGCTGGAGTGTAAAGTCTGCTTCGAGAAGTATAACCCACGGCAGAAGGAACGCCGGCCTCAGAACCTGTCCTGCGGCCATGTACTCTGTCTGGAATGTGTCCGGGCGCTCTCCCACCCCGTCCTCAAGAAGCTTGAGTGCCCTTTCTGCCGGCAGCTGTGTGACGTTGACAGCACTTCCCACTGCCAGGCGCTGACAGACCTCCAGGATCTTCTGCTCTCCCGCTCCCCCAGGTCACCTGTCCCTCATCGGGTCAGAGGAGGCAGCGGCTGGGTCGGAGGTCTGGGCTCTGGAGCTCTGCGACTTCGCTCAGCCTTCGGGGGCTGGGGGTCCCTGATCAGCCCCACGGGGTGGCCGTGTTCGGGTCCTCTGGGACCATGGTGGTGGTGCACGATGGAGAAAGGAGGGTGGTGGTATTCGGGCCTCAGGGCAGGAGGCTGCACGGGTTCGGGCGGAGGGGTCGCGGCCACGGGGAGGTGTGTCACCCGGTGGATGTGGCGGTGACTCCCAGCGGGTATGTGGTTGTGACGGATGCCGGTGACAGTGCAGTGAAAGTGTTCACCACCAGGGGGAGTTTTGTTCTGGCGGTGTGGGACTCCTTCCAGACGCCCTGGGGGGTGGATGTGGACAGCTGTGGACATATCCTCGTCACTGACATCCAGGCCGGCACGCTCTCCCAGGTTGTGGTGGACTTTGCCCGTGGCGTGACTCTGATGAACCGAGCGGTCATAACCGACCTCCAGCGGCCCAAGGCAGTGGCCTGCTGTCGGGTGACCGGGAACATCGCCCTGGTGGAGACACTGGGGCTCACAACCACACAACCTCCAAATGGCCCCCGGCCTACCAGACTGACAATATTCAACAAAGACTTTAACATGCTCTCTCAGATAGACAGCTTTACTCTGAGCCTGGGGGCCTCAGTGTGGCCCTGCATGTCTGCCGTGGCCTTTGACAGGGCCGGGGATGTGATGGTGATAGACTCCCAGCGTGGATTGATTTGGAGTTTGGGAAAGCTCCAGAACGGCCCGGTCCTAACCCCCCTGGTCAGTGAAGACTTGGTTCGCCCGGTGGGGCTGGTCGCCACAGCACAGAACACGCTGATTGTTTTAGACAGTGGAGACCATGCAGTGAAGATGTATTCAGTTCACTCGGATGCTATTCTAGTCCGAAAATGATGTAGGAAGAGTTAGCTGTCTGGCTGACTTGTATTGTGAAAAAATACTGGTGACTGGTGATTCCACCTGTTGtgatgtaacacaataaaatccaGATAAAAATTAGACAAATGTTTTAAGAGGATTTTTTTGAGTGTGAACAGCACTGGTAATAACAGGTGAATAATTACATGATAATGACGTGGATAATGACATGGTAATGACAGGTGGATAACAACATGGCAATGACAGGTGGATAATAACATGGTAATGACAGGTGGATAATGACATGGTCATGACAGGTGGATAACAACATGGCAATGACAGGTGGATAACAACATGGTAATGACATGTGGATAATGACATGGTAATGACAGGTGGATAACAACATGGTCATGACAGGTGGATAATAACATGGTAATGACAGGTGGATAACAACATGGTAATGACATGTGGATAACAACATGGCAATGACAGGTGGATAATGACATGGTAATGACATGTGGATAATAACATGGTAATGACAGGTGGATAATAACATGGTAATGACAGGTGGATAACAACATGGTCATGACAGGTGGATAATTACTTCTGAGATTTGCAAATAAACTAGGCCTACTAATTGTAAACTGTACTGTGATTACACTGACTGCACCTATGTCATTACATATTTTAGGAACATTTAAGGAACATTGCTCATCTCTGGTTATGTTTTCATTGACAGCTTGGTGCTAATTAGACAATACATTTAATTGCATTAATCTTTATTTATCCAtgaagtcccattgaggtcagaatATCTATTTTACAAGGGAGACCTTGTAAGGTaaatttatttcatttatttttaatgAAGTCTATTTGTTTGAACGCTTTTGGAGATATTTAGATTCCAACTAATGTCTGAGTCTTTAAAGGAAATTAAGTTCATGTATATATCATTTGATATACAGAAGAATATACATAACTGTCTTATGATTTATATTATCTTGTTTGATATTGTAAATGTAATTGTTGTTTTGGAGGTCATTTGCACATTTTCTGTTTCATTCACTACGAACCAAACTGATCCAAACGGAACgcaacctgaatttgtccaattgaAACTCTCGTTTTCATTGTAAAACTTTTTCCGTTTGGAGTAAACGGTTTCCTTTGCAAAAcgttttggactaatgattatagTCCTGGTGTATCGACTAAGTAGGCTAAGCTATCCGATCCAGTCCCAGACAGAAAGCATATTTGATGGGCATCAGTAAAAGTTTAGTCACTTCAGGCCACTGATGAGGAGGGCTactatctcctcctcttcttcttcctcttacaTATTTTACACAGTCTGCATTTCACATTTCACAATATCTTGGAACTCCATAAACGCGTGCATTGATACTGTTTCCGACTTTTCCCGATCACCCATGCTGGGTTTCCCAATATTGGCCAGTTCGGTTCGGGTTATGAGAAATCCTTTTTGTTGTTGCATAGCCTTAAGGCACCGCAGGATTTCCAGCAGCCAGAGAGAACTGCTCCCACTTGAAGATGGCGGTTGTGATGCTGTCTGGGACTGGAGCACAGTGCTGGATCTGCATAGGACGCTAACTTGATGGATATAAAGACAATGTTCACTTTTTATTTTCTCAGTCTTCTGGACTGGACTCTTCTGGGATTGTGTTATTAGGGCATACGCACACTTTCAACACCGGCTGAAAGTGGACTGAAAGTGGTGTTTTCGGGGCCGGGGACAGCTAGACGGCTAGCCATAGCCTGCgcatagcttgctagctaacacatTGATGGTAGTCCAGGGTGGGAGGACAGTGGATGAAAATGTCGGATACCAAGGTAAAAGTTGCAGTCAGAGTCCGACCCATGAACCGGAGAGGTAAGTTAACATAACTGAAAAATAACCAGAATTCAGCGAACGTTCCAGTTGTATTTAATACGTGCTAACTAGTTTTTGTTTTTAGTCCCCCTTCTTTAGCCTTTTATCCCAAATAGATGTTTTGCTGCAGATAGAAAGTTAGCAACCAGGTCCTCTAGCCCAATGACAGGCTGCTTATATGTGGCTagtgtaccgttagctagctaccgCTAATCTTAAATAAGGCAAATAAATCCAACTGGCCAAGTGTCAGTCAGATGGAGTTTAAGTAGATACATCAttaggctaactagctagctactttgaTTAGAAATGTATGGAAACTTTCTCAACAAGACAGACACCTTTGCTCTGAACTCTGCAGAAACGGAACTGCATACGAAATGTGTGGTGGATATGGAGGATAACCAAACTGTGCTGCATCCACCGCCTTCAAACAATAAAGGAGAAAACAGCAGGTAAAAACACATTTACAGTTATTCAACATTGTCATCTGTCATTATTATATATTGTTTGTGCCTGTGGCCCATTTGAAGAACGTCTTCTTTTATTTTGGTGTGACATTATTATTTAGGGAGCGTCTCAAGCCCTGTCCCGCGAGGCACCAACTTTTCCCAGTTAACTTGATGGATATAAAGACAATGTTCACTTTTTATTTTCTCAGTCTTCTGGAATGGACTCTTCTGGGATTGTGTTATTAGGACATACGCACACTTTCAACACCGGCTGAAACTGGACTGAAAGTAGACTTTTGTTGAGTTTTCCCGGGAAGTTTTTCAAGCTTTAAAACAGTAAAAAATAAGTTAATCGTCACTGTGTAATTtcaaataaaatatgtttttctCCCCGGGATGAAACGCTCACTTGTTCTTTCACCTCGCGGCGCGGCAGGGTTAGTACTATACGGGATCCATGGGACGTCCCTATCCTAACCCAGGttaaactcggtcctcgggaccccaagggctGCACGTTTTGGTCTTTTGCCCAACCACTACACAGCcgtttcaaataatcaactaatcaagtgttgatcatttgaatttgttgtgtagtgttagggcaaatactaaaacgtgcaccccttggggtcccgaggaccgagtttgggaaacgctgcctaacataacccttaccttaacgctaaacataccccttacctaacccttaccttaacgctaaacataccccttacctaacccttaccttaacgctaaacataccccttacctaacccttaccttaacgctaaacataccccttacctaacccataccttaacgctaaacataccccttacctaacccttaccttaacgctaaacataccccttacctaacccttaccttaacgctaaacataccccttacctaacccttaccttaaccctaaacataccccttaccttaaccctaaacataccccttacctaacccttaccttaacgctAAACATACCCCTTACCTAACCCATACCTTAACGCTAAACATACCCCTTACCTAACCCATACCTTAACGTTAAACATACCCCTTACCTAACCCATACCTTAATGCTAAACATACCCCTTACCTAACCCATACCTTAACGCTAAACataccccttacctaacccttaccttaaccctaaacataccccttacctaacccttaccttaacgctaaacataccccttacctaacccttaccttaaccctaaacatacCCCTTACCTAACCCATACCTTAATGCTAAACATACCCCTTACCTAACCCATACCTTAACGCTAAACataccccttacctaacccttaccttaaccctaaacataccccttacctaacccataccttaaccctaaacataccccttacctaacccttaccttaaccctaaacataccccttacctaaccctaaacataccccttacctaaccctaaacataccccttacctaacccttaccttaacgctaaacataccccttacctaacccttaccttaacgctAAACATACCCCTTACCTAACCCATACCTTAACGTTAAACATACCCCTTACCTAACCCATACCTTAACGTTAAACataccccttacctaacccttaccttaaccctaaacataccccttacctaacccttacctaaccctaaacataccccttacctaacccttaccttaaccctaaacataccccttacctaacccttaccttaacgctAAACgtaccccttacctaacccttaccttaacgctAAACGTACCCCTTACCTAACGCTTACCTTAACGCTAAACGTACCCCTTACCTAACCCATACCTTAACGCTAAACGTACCCCTTACCTAACCCATACCTTAACGCTAAACgtaccccttacctaacccttaccttaaccctaaacataccccttacctaacccttaccttaacgctaaacataccccttacctaacccttaccttaaccctaaacataccccttaccttaaccctaaacataccccttacctaacccttaccttaacgctaaacataccccttacctaacccataccttaacgctaaacataccccttacctaacccttacctaaccctaaacataccccttacctaacccttaccttaactctaaacataccccttacctaacccttaccttaacgctaaacataccccttacctaacccttaccttaaccctaaacataccccttacctaacccttacctaaccctaaacataccccttacctaacccttaccttaaccctaaacataccccttacctaacccttaccttaacgctAAACgtaccccttacctaacccttaccttaacgctAAACgtaccccttacctaacccttaccttaacgctAAACGTACCCTTACCTAACCCATACCTTAACGCTAAACGTGCCCTTACCTAACCCATACCTTAACGCTAAACataccccttacctaacccttaccttaaccctaaacataccccttacctaacccttaccttaacgctaaacataccccttacctaacccttaccttaaccctaaacataccccttaccttaaccctaaacataccccttacctaacccttaccttaacgctaaacataccccttacctaacccataccttaacgctaaacataccccttacctaacccttacctaaccctaaacataccccttacctaacccttaccttaactctaaacataccccttacctaacccttaccttaacgctaaacataccccttacctaacccttaccttaaccctaaacataccccttacctaacccttaccttaaccctaaacataccccttacctaacccttaccttaacgctaaacataccccttacctaacccttaccttaaccgttTCACATTTCAACTTCAATATGGTGACCTCAGAGTTGGGACATCTCAAGCACCCCGTTTAGACTTGCTCTCGACACTGTCTCTTTAAGAAAGTTTCCTGCAGCGTTGCCCCGCTATAACGCCCTAATAACATCCGATGGACCCGAAGCCTGCTGTTGTAGCTACGCTGTAGCTGATTGAAGTATTTATATTCTGTTGTGATCTCCTAAAAATCAAGCAAGTGAACTAAGATCATTCTGTGTTAGATTGTCCAGATGTTTTAATGTCCTGTGGAAGCCCCTGCTTCTTTCTTTGAGAATGACGGGGACCTGATCACAACCTTTTCCTCAACAAAGTAATCAACAGCGAACCAACTGCTGGCACTGTGACAAAATTCCAACGCAACAGCCTGTATAAATAGATGCAGCAACTAGAGGCCATCGCTGGCTGAATTACAGCCCTACCTGTTTACTGGACTTGCTGTTTTCCTCATCATCATTTTTTATGATTGTTATGTAAATCATCTATTGAATAATTGTCTACGGGACCTGGAAACATAAATTACGCTAATTAAGCCAATTTCAATATACTAATATATCATATTGTGTCCAACAAAACCGAATTTGTGGTCTCAGTCAGAACCCAAAGCATAATAACTACTCATTCTAGAGCTAAACAATTCCATACCAGCTGACCACCCTTGGCATGACTCTCTCTTCACCATTACTTTTCATGTGAGTTTCACATTTGGTGTTAAAGGGGCTGTGGCTTAGGGATGGACAACTAGTTTAACATGCCATAGTAATTATCCTCCACTTGCTATTGGCTGAGAGGGAGGAAGCATCTTGAATTTTATGCTACGTAAATATTCAAGTTGGCAGCTAACCTTGATTATTTTTTTGAAGGAGTGGTAGTCCCACGCTTTTTGTATTTTTGATGTGTattgaacaggagagagaggtagagaggaaaggacGGCAGAGAGAGTGTTAAAGCAGTGTGTCAGATACAAACCCATAGTCATAGCTCTACATGGGATCCCGAGGCAGTGGCTAACACCGCTCTACCACCCCAAGCCACTAACCTGGATTATTTCCCCAACGTGTAATCTCAGTAGGCCAGCCTAATGCATACATAGTGTCTATTGGAGTTATATTACGACAGCGTGGTTAAAACAGTGATCATCTGACAGTACATGGAGTGAGAAGGACCATGACTAAAGGAAATCCCTCACaccatatcaacacactggcctATTGTACAGTAGCTAGTATCAACAGTAGCACACAGAGTATCATCCTTCTCCTCAGTAAGACTACTGCCTCCTACCCAGAGGCACATGCTGCTCACAGACAGAAGCTTCATTTCCTAGTTATATGAGGTCAGACAAATACAGAACAACACAGGCCCTATAGTCAAAACTAGTACACTATAGCACTGCACTGCACCAGCCAGGTAAACTAGTACACTATAGGACCGCGCTGCACCAGTCAGGTAAACTAGTACACTATAGGACCGCGCTGCACCAGTCAGGTAAACTAGTACACTATATCACTGCACTGCACCAGCCAGGTAAACTAGTACACTATAGCACTGCACTGCACCAGCCAGGTAAACTAGTACACTATAGGACCGCGCTGCACCAGTCAGGTAAACTAGTACACTATATCACTGCACTGCACCAGCCAGGTAAACTAGTACACTATAGCACTGCACTGCACCAGCCAGGTAAACTAGTACACTATAGCACCGAGCTGCACCAGCCAGGTAAACTAGTACACTATAGCACTGCGCTGCACCAGCCAGGTAAACTAGTACACTATAGCACTTCGCTGCACCAGCCAGGTAAACTAGTACACTATAGCACCGAGCTGCACCAGCCAGGTAAACTAGTACACTATAGCACCGTGCTGCACCAGCCAGGTAAACTAGTACACTATAGCACTGCGCTGCACCAGCCAGGTAAACTAGTACACTATAGCACCGTGCTGCACCAGCCAGGTAAACTAGTACACTATAGCACTGTGCTGCACCAGCCAGGTAAACTAGTACACTATAGCACTGCGCTGCACCAGCCAGGTAAACTAGTACACTATAGCACCGAGCTGCACCAGCCAGGTAAACTAGTACACTATAGCACCGTGCTGCACCAGCCAGGTAAACTAGTACACTA includes the following:
- the LOC106596027 gene encoding LOW QUALITY PROTEIN: E3 ubiquitin-protein ligase NHLRC1-like (The sequence of the model RefSeq protein was modified relative to this genomic sequence to represent the inferred CDS: inserted 1 base in 1 codon), yielding MADVPVPPSSLRTEGILLREIHVNLLECKVCFEKYNPRQKERRPQNLSCGHVLCLECVRALSHPVLKKLECPFCRQLCDVDSTSHCQALTDLQDLLLSRSPRSPVPHRVRGGSGWVGGLGSGALRLRSAFGGWGSLISPTGXAVFGSSGTMVVVHDGERRVVVFGPQGRRLHGFGRRGRGHGEVCHPVDVAVTPSGYVVVTDAGDSAVKVFTTRGSFVLAVWDSFQTPWGVDVDSCGHILVTDIQAGTLSQVVVDFARGVTLMNRAVITDLQRPKAVACCRVTGNIALVETLGLTTTQPPNGPRPTRLTIFNKDFNMLSQIDSFTLSLGASVWPCMSAVAFDRAGDVMVIDSQRGLIWSLGKLQNGPVLTPLVSEDLVRPVGLVATAQNTLIVLDSGDHAVKMYSVHSDAILVRK